Proteins encoded in a region of the Ranitomeya imitator isolate aRanImi1 chromosome 9, aRanImi1.pri, whole genome shotgun sequence genome:
- the LOC138649537 gene encoding uncharacterized protein, translated as MRRPGEERGAEARGRERRRLRGGARVTWDVIRGPQDLIMGRRMEEAIRETQERAEAGRDAQARGSMEVIRVPRGERALTLTRSLTDEDKYWGKGSSNTSFLQEAANRGCAGDRDPQGMGATDCAGERAPQGTDCAGERAPQGMGTGDCAGQRAPHSLGAADCAGERCLLGMGTGDCAGERCLLGMGTGDCAGERAPHSLGATYCAGERAPHSLGAADCAGERCLLGMGTGDCAGERAPHSLGATDCAGERAPQGLGATYCAGERAPQGLGATYCAGESCLLDMGTGDCAGERCLLGMGTGDCAGERAPQSLGATDCAGERASQSLGATYCAGESCLLDMGTGDCAGERCLLGMGTGDCAGERCLLGMGTGDCAGERCLLGMGTGDCAGERCLLGMGTGDCAGERCLLGMGTGDCAGERCLLGMGTGDCAGERCLLGMGTGDCAGERCLLGTGTGDCAGERCLLGMGTGDCAGERCLLGTGTGDCAGERCLLGMGTGDCAGERCLLGTGTGDCAGERCLQGMGTGDCAGERCRLSTGTGDCSGERCRQDMGTSDCAWGDIPICVYGKDASGPGHEVCTLQERMDVPDSGSHDVLVLQKRKKRSKSSKEKKRSQGNGGCTGGHQCMEDRSFQDLYRGQSLEEEDALPYTGGEGGIRDSRWELSSSSTETSDIGTSNVDLKDQGQEINGNEKPLIGGTSSLGVMKGVSEECPQANGSYWDAFRSPGNGCSRSTEGLNMEQGNYRSGDPPRGLGRCEKKWDDEMEEKNSNPINCLSLAHQAGSAAPSSLEGCGTGERAGAWCWCLQLYLGDAEGTRHVESDEEQSAESGYSMSSTLRVGEHPDKINGDGGAHLGDIPEPLTKKGGKLGDTPELQEWVNWWQGWAGSCRAVSGRKRGKPAQSWGCREQARGDGQKPQDVWVLREWARRDGRKAGGNGPRVSGGEVWVLREQEEQKQSSAWPLGKEDVWVPRVPRKPRSAYFMSDNTKWTPHSGVSDREDP; from the exons ATGCGGAGGCCGGGGGAAGAGCGGGGCGCCGAGGCCCGGGGGAGGGAGAGGAGAAGACTCCGGGGAGGAGCCAGGGTGACTTGGGACGTAATCAGGGGCCCCCAGGATCTGATTATGGGCCGGAGAATGGAGGAGGCGATCCGGGAGACTCAGGAAAGGGCAGAGGCGGGCCGGGACGCGCAGGCGCGGGGCTCCATGGAGGTGATCAGGGTACCGCGGGGGGAGAGGGCTCTCACACTGACCCGGAGCCTCACCGATGAGGACAAGTACTgggggaagggcagcagtaacacgAGCTTCCTCCAGGAGGCGGCAAACCGGGGATGTGCAGGGGACAGGGATCCTCAGGGCATGGGTGCTACTGACTGTGCAGGGGAGAGGGCTCCACAGGGCACTGACTGTGCAGGGGAGAGGGCTCCACAGGGCATGGGCACTGGTGACTGTGCAGGGCAGAGGGCTCCTCATAGCCTGGGTGCTGCTGACTGTGCAGGGGAGAG GTGCCTTCTGGGCATGGGCACTGGTGACTGCGCAGGGGAGAGGTGCCTTCTGGGCATGGGCACTGGTGACTGCGCAGGGGAGAGGGCTCCTCATAGCCTGGGTGCTACTTACTGTGCAGGGGAGAGGGCTCCTCATAGCCTGGGTGCTGCTGACTGTGCAGGGGAGAGGTGCCTTCTGGGCATGGGCACTGGTGACTGCGCAGGGGAGAGGGCTCCTCATAGCCTGGGTGCTACTGACTGTGCAGGGGAGAGGGCTCCTCAGGGCCTGGGTGCTACTTACTGTGCAGGGGAGAGGGCTCCTCAGGGCCTGGGTGCTACTTACTGTGCAGGGGAGAGTTGCCTTCTGGACATGGGCACTGGTGATTGCGCAGGGGAGAGGTGCCTTCTGGGCATGGGCACTGGTGACTGTGCAGGGGAAAGGGCTCCTCAGAGCCTGGGTGCTACTGACTGTGCAGGGGAGAGGGCTTCTCAGAGCCTGGGTGCTACTTACTGTGCAGGGGAGAGTTGCCTTCTGGACATGGGCACTGGTGATTGCGCAGGGGAGAGGTGCCTTCTGGGCATGGGCACTGGTGACTGCGCAGGGGAGAGGTGCCTTCTGGGCATGGGCACTGGTGATTGCGCAGGGGAGAGGTGCCTTCTGGGCATGGGCACTGGTGATTGCGCAGGGGAGAGGTGCCTTCTGGGCATGGGCACTGGTGACTGCGCGGGGGAGAGGTGCCTTCTGGGCATGGGCACTGGTGATTGCGCAGGGGAGAGGTGCCTTCTGGGCATGGGCACTGGTGACTGCGCAGGGGAGAGGTGCCTTCTGGGCATGGGCACTGGTGACTGCGCAGGGGAGAGGTGCCTTCTGGGTACGGGCACTGGTGATTGCGCAGGGGAGAGGTGCCTTCTGGGCATGGGCACTGGTGACTGCGCAGGGGAGAGGTGCCTTCTGGGTACGGGCACTGGTGATTGCGCAGGGGAGAGGTGCCTTCTGGGCATGGGCACTGGTGACTGCGCAGGGGAGAGGTGCCTCCTGGGTACGGGCACTGGTGATTGCGCAGGGGAGAGGTGCCTTCAGGGCATGGGCACTGGTGACTGCGCAGGGGAAAGGTGCCGTCTGAGCACGGGCACTGGTGACTGCTCAGGGGAAAGGTGCCGTCAGGACATGGGCACTAGTGACTGTGCATGGGGGGACATCCCCATCTGTGTGTATGGGAAGGATGCCAGTGGACCTGGGCATGAAGTGTGTACCCTGCAGGAGAGGATGGATGTGCCAGACTCGGGTAGTCATGATGTTTTAGTGCTGCAGAaacggaagaagaggagcaaatccTCTAAAGAGAAGAAGCGCAGCCAGGGGAATGGTGGCTGCACGGGTGGTCACCAGTGCATGGAGGACCGTAGCTTCCAGGATCTTTATAGGGGGCAAAGTTTAGAGGAAGAAGATGCACTGCCTTACACTGGGGGAGAGGGGGGCATTAGAGACTCTCGGTGGGAACTGAGCAGTAGTAGCACTGAGACCTCCGACATAGGGACATCCAATGTGGACCTGAAAGACCAGGGGCAGGAAATTAATGGCAATGAAAAACCATTGATTGGGGGCACTAGTAGTCTAGGGGTGATGAAGGGCGTCAGTGAAGAGTGTCCGCAGGCCAACGGGAGCTATTGGGATGCGTTTAGGAGTCCGGGAAATGGTTGTAGCAGGTCTACAGAGGGCCTTAATATGGAGCAGGGTAACTATCGTAGTGGAGACCCCCCTAGGGGATTAGGTAGGTGTGAGAAAAAATGGGACGATGAGATGGAAGAAAAAAATTCCAACCCCATCAATTGCTTGTCACTGGCCCATCAGGCGGGGTCGGCTGCTCCCTCCAGTTTGGAAGGTTGTGGAACTGGGGAAAGAGCGGGCGCCTGGTGCTGGTGCCTTCAGCTCTATCTAGGGGATGCTGAAGGGACTCGGCATGTGGAAAGTGATGAGGAGCAGTCTGCAGAGAGCGGCTACTCCATGAGTAGCACTCTGCGTGTAGGGGAGCACCCAGATAAAATAAATGGGGATGGTGGCGCACACCTAGGGGATATCCCTGAACCTCTCACTAAAAAAGGAGGGAAACTTGGAGACACTCCTGAACTGCAGGAATGGGTGAACTGGTGGCAAGGGTGGGCTGGTTCTTGTCGTGCCGTGTCTGGTCGTAAAAGGGGGAAACCCGCACAGTCTTGGGGGTGTCGAGAACAGGCAAGAGGTGACGGACAGAAGCCACAGGATGTCTGGGTGTTACGAGAATGGGCCAGGAGAGATGGAAGGAAGGCAGGCGGGAATGGGCCAAGAGTTTCGGGTGGAGAGGTGTGGGTACTGCGAGAGCAGGAGGAACAAAAGCAGAGCTCTGCCTGGCCCTTGGGAAAGGAGGACGTGTGGGTTCCCCGAGTACCGAGAAAACCTAGAAGTGCTTATTTCATGTCGGACAACACCAAGTGGACTCCTCATAGTGGGGTTTCAGATCGGGAGGACCCTTGA